The genomic segment GGCACGTCTACACCACGAGCGCCGAGGACTTCTTCAGCCAGTGGTATGCCTGGGGCGTGCGCTGTCGCCTCCGGCCCGTCATCAAGGAGGCCAGGATGCTCAAGCGTCATCTGCCGAACCTGCTGAGCTACTTCCGTCACCGCATCACCAACGCCACGAGCGAGGGATTCAACAGCGTCATCCAGGCCCTGAAGTACGCAGCCCGCGGCTTCCGGTCATTCGTGAACTACAGAACGCGAATCCTGTTCTTCTGCGGGAAGCTTGACCTCAGGCCGCAGCTACCCTGCCACTGAAATCCCGGAAGAACCACCTCTCTTCGAGAATTGGTCTGGGATACGACGCGGCGGCTCTGGAGTCGGGCTTCGGCTTTCGCCTCGCCGGTCCGGCCAGCGGCCCCGCGCCGATCCCCGAGATCGACCACTCCGGCCTGACGAGCGTGCTGGCGATGATCACCGGCGCACTGTGCTGCCTCGAACGTATGCCCCGGACATCGGGATCGCGGAATCGACGAAGATCATCATGATCTCGTCTGCGGTTCGGGAAACTGCTCGAGCAGCGTTGTACGGATCGACGAGATCGTGGCCATGGGTCGCGCCCTCGTCGCCGTCACGATCCCTCCGCTTCGCCCTTGTCCCCCTCGGCCCAGGCCGCCACCGGCACGCAGCTGCAAAACAGGTTGCGGTCGCCGTGGACGTTGTCGACGCGCCCCACTGGCGGCCAGTACTTGCGCCGCTCGAGGCCTGCCAGGGGAAACACCGCCACCTCGCGCGGGTAGGGGTGGTCCCACTCGGTCACCGCCACGCTGGCCGCGGTGTGGGGGGCGTTCTTGAGCGGATTGTCGTCGCGCGGCCACTGGCCCGATTCGATGCGGCGGATCTCGCCGCGGATCGCGATCATCGCCTCGACGAACCGGTCGAGCTCCTCGAGCGGCTCGCTCTCGGTCGGCTCGACCATCAGCGTGCCCGGCACCGGGAATGAGAGCGTCGGGGCGTGGAAGCCGTAGTCGACCAACCGCTTGGCGACGTCCTCGGCGGTGATGCCGCTGGTCTCCTTGAGCGGCCGCAGGTCGAGGATGCACTCGTGGGCGACGCGGCCGAACGGGCCGTGGTAGAGGGTGGGGAAATGGTCGGCCAGCCGGCGGCTGACGTAGTTGGCGGCGAGGATCGCCGCCTCGGTCGCCTGCACCAGCCCGTCGGGCCCCATCATCCGGCAATACATCCAACTGATCGGCAGGACCGCCGCGTTGCCCAGCGGCGCCGCCGACACGGCGCCGACGTGCGGGGCCGGCAGCCCGCCGGTGGCATGGCCGGGGAGGAAGGGAATCAGATCCGCGACCACGCACACCGGCCCGACCCCCGGTCCGCCGCCGCCATGGGGGATGCAGAACGTCTTGTGGAGGTTCAGGTGGCTGACGTCGCCGCCGAACTCACCCGGGGCCGCCAGGCCGACCAGCGCGTTCATGTTGGCGCCGTCGATGTAGACCCGGCCGCCGTGGCGGTGGACGATCGCGCACAGCTCCTTGATCTGCGCTTCGAACACCCCGTGCGTGCTCGGGTAGGTGATCATCACCGCCGCCAGCCGGTCGGCGTAGTGCCGGCACTTGGCCTCGAGCTCGACCAGATCGACGTTGCCCTGCTCGTCGCAGCCGGTGACCACCACCTCCATCCCCACCATCTGGGCGCTGGCGGGGTTGGTGCCGTGGGCCGAGGAGGGGATCAGGCAGATCGTCCGGTGCCCCTCGCCGCGCGACTGGTGGAACGCCTGGATCACGAGCAGGCCTGCGTATTCACCCTGGCTGCCGGCGTTGGGCTGGAGGCTGATGCCGCGGTAGCCGGTGGCCTCGGTGAGCCAGCCGCGCAGTTGCCGGTCGAGGAGCGCGTAGCCCTCGCGCTGGTCGGCGGGGGCGAAGGGGTGGACGGCGGCGAACTCGGGCCACGTGATCGGGATCATCTCCGCGGTGGCGTTGAGCTTCATCGTGCAGCTCCCCAGCGGGATCATGCTGCGGTCGAGCGCCAGGTCGCGGTCGGAGAGGCTGCGGATGTAGCGCAGCATCGCCGTCTCGCTGTGGTGCGAGTTGAACACCGGATGGCCGAGGAAGTCGCTCGTGCGCAGAAGCGCCTCCGGAAGCCGCGGGCCGGCGGCGTGCTCGAGATCGGCCACCGTGGGCCGCGACTGCCCCGCCGCCGCGAACACCCCCCAGAGCCGCTCGACGTCGGCCCGGGTCGTCGTCTCGTCGAGCGTGATCGAGAGGCTGCCGGCGCCGAGCCGGCGGAGGTTGATGCCGTGCTCGACGGCCCGGGCGAGGAGTGCCGTGGTCCGGTCACCGGTGTCGAGGCGGAGGGTGTCGAAGGCCCGGGCGTTGGCCACCGCGAACCCGAGCCGCTCGAGGCCGGCGGCGAGGATCGCCGTCAGCGTCGCCACGCGCCGGGCGATCCGGGCGAGCCCGGCGGGGCCGTGCCAGACGGCATACATGCTCGCCACCACGGCGGGGAGCACCTGCGCGGTGCAGATGTTGCTCGTCGCCTTCTCGCGGCGGATGTGCTGCTCGCGCGTCTGGAGGGCGAGGCGGTAGGCGGGCTTGCCGTGGGAGTCGATGCTGACCCCGACCAGCCGGCCGGGGAGCGAGCGCTTGAACGAGTCGCGGCAGGCGAAGAACGCGGCGTGCGGGCCGCCGCAGCCCATCGGCATCCCGAAGCGCTGCGTGGTGCCGACGACGATGTCGGCGCCCCATTCGCCCGGCGGCGTCAGGATCGTGAGGGCGAGGAGATCGGTGGCCACGCACAGCGCGGCACCGCGGGCATGGACGCGCTCGGCGAGGCCGCGGAAGTCGTCGATCGTCCCGTCGGTGGCGGGATACTGCACGAGCACGCCGAAGCAGTCGGTCGTCCCGATCAACGTGGCGACGTCGCCGACCACGACCTCGATCCCCAGCGGCTTGGCCCGGGTGGCGAGGACCTCGAGCGACTGCGGATGGCAGCGCCGGTCGGCGAGGAACGTCTTGCTCGATCCGCCGTGGCAGCGGAGGGCGAGCGTCATCGCCTCGGCGGCGGCGGTCGCCTCGTCGAGGAGCGAGGCGTTGGCGATCGGCATCGCCGTCAGGTCGCAGACCATCGTCTGGAAATTGACCAGGGCCTCCATCCGCCCCTGGCTGATCTCGGCCTGGTAGGGGGTGTAGGCGGTGTACCAGGCGGGGTTCTCGAGGATGTTGCGGAGGATCACCGGCGGCGTGAGCGTGCCGTGGTAGCCCTGGCCGATGCAGTTGGTGAGGAGGCGGTTGCGGTCGGCGATCTGCCGCAGTTCGGCCAGCGCCTCCGCCTCGCCGACCGCGGGGGGCAGCGCCATCGGCGTGCTCCGCGCGATGCTCGTCGGCACGATCGACTCGATCAGCGCCCCGCGCGACGCCGCACCGACGGCGTCGAGCATGTGTCGCTCCTCGGCCGGTCCGAGGCCGATGTGGCGCGTGCGAAACTCGCCGGCCGGCTCGAGGGCTTCGAGGGCCGAGGGGCGCTTGGCCGCCGGGGCGGCCGGCCGCGGAGCGGCGGTGGGGGACTGCGACATGACAAGGCTCCACGCGGCATGGCCACGGCCCCCGCCCCGCGGGTTGACCGTCACCGGGAACCCTGTTGTCCTGGGACCTGAGAGATTCACCGCGGACGCCCGTCCGCGGCTTGCCCCTTCGGTGGACACGGGCTTTCGCCCGCGTCACTCTCCAACAGTGTGTGTCGTCAGTCCGTTTGCCTGAGCGTTCAGCCTTCGGCGGTCTTGCGACTCTCTCCTGACGTGCCTCCATTGTAGCAGGCGCCCCCGGGGGCACGATCCGGGGATGAATGCCTTCGTGATCTCAGCCGCGCCGACGGGCACGGAGCTGCTCGAGCTCGGCGCGGAGCGGAGCCCAATAGGCCCGGTCAGCCTCCCGCTCCCCCTGTTCCTCGGCGCGGAGGGCCGAAGCCAGCGCGCCGCTGTCGCCCTCCAGCGCGTGGGCGAGGAGCGGCCGGCCGGCGGCGGCCACGCGCACGGCGTTCGGGTGAGCGCGGGCGATCTCGATCAACAGCGCGGGAGTCCGTGCCTCGGTCAGCCAGAAGGCCAGCCGGTCGGTGTCGGCGCCGGGGGCGTGGGTGGCGTAGTCCGCTTCCACCAGCCGCGTGATCATCGGCCAGTCCTTGTCGCGCTGGGTCTTCTTGGCGGTGACCAGATCCGACAGCGCCAGCAGCTCGATCGGCCCGTCGACGGTGCCGATGGTCGACCGCCGCTGCCAGAGGCGCGCGAAATCCGCGAGACCGCGGACTCGGGCCATGACATCCAGCCGCATGCCCTCGACGCCGCGAGCATGACACCGGAAATGGACGGCGTGACCGGCTTCGAGGTGCCGCTTCTCGAACGGCGGGACCGCGATCACCTCGGCCTCGAGCTCGCCGACGGCCGCGGCCAGTCGGGCGAGGTTGCCGTCGTCGGCGAGCACGAGGATGTCGGTGTCGCGGCTAAACTCCGCGCCGCCGTAGGCGATGCACGCCTGCCCCCCCATGAGGAGCGAACGCACGTCGTTCCTCCTCAGAGTAGAAAGGACTTTGAGAATCGGGCTCGGGGTCAAGGGATCCCCCCAATTGCAGATAGGTCTGCCAGAGTACGGACGATGCCTCGAGCCGCTCGGCCGGGGTCATGGCATACCACTCCGCCTGCTCGTCGCCGACAACAACGCGCCAGTCACACGCGGGGCGATGTCGATCCATGATTGGCAGCCTACCGTCGTGTGCGGGCGGGGGTCGAATGCGCCGCCGGGTTCAGACCCGTCACAGGGCGTCTTCGGTGCGGAGCGTGATCTCGATGAGCCGCTCCATCACCGCGGCGGGCGACTCGTGGGGGAAGTTGGTGAGCACGACCTCCTTGGCATACAGCTTGCCGACGTAGCGGCGGTGCTTCGCCGGCGACGAGCGGCTGGCGAGGAAGTCGCGGTGGGCGGAGTTGATCACGATCTCGTTGGCGGGTGCGTCGTAGCGCGAGCGCCACGGCTGGCCGTGCCCCGGCTCGAGCCGGTAGCCGGGGAGACCGCGGCCGCCGGCGGCCCCCGGATCGGCATCGACGAGGAACTTCACCGCGACGCGGTCGGTCGCGGCGCGCTCCCCATGGCGTGCCGTCGCCTCGACCGCGACGATCCCCTCGACTCCCGAGGCGACCCGGCACGCCGGCCCGTCGGCGGCGAGCTCCCCCTTGCCGGCGACGATCTGCCAGCCGATCGCCACGCCGCGCAGTTCGATCCCCGCGGCATCGGTGGCCACGGCCGTGAACAGGCACGACCCGCCGGGAGGGCGGCGGGGATGACGCGGCGTGACGCGCAGCGCCGCCAGCGGCCCCGGCTCCGCGGCAAACAGCCCCGGCGGCTTCGCGGCCGGGGCCGGCGCTGCCGGTTTCTCGCGCCCGCCGCGCCCTTGCCCCGTGCCGCCGCGCTCCTGCAGCGCCGGCTCTGACTTGGGGATGTCGAAGAACAGGTAATCCTCCTGGGGCAAGTCGGCGAGCGCCGAGGCGAACGCCTTGTGGACCTGCTTGAGGAGCTGCCGGCTGGCCCGCTCGGCCTCCGCCTGCTCGCGCTCGGCGACGGCGCCGGCGACGTCGGCCTCGATCGCCGGGGCGACGGCCACCAGCAGGTCGAACGCCGCGTCGGGCACGATGCCCGAGCGCGTCCCGGGGGCGAGCGCCAGCGCTTCGAAGTCGACGAGCCCCTCGAGCCGCCGGTCGGTCCACGGGGCGTGCTGGAAGGGGAGCAGCTCGCCGATGTCGGCCAGCACGCGCGTGCCGTCCTTGCAGACCGCCACGCCACCCGGGCCGGTGGCGTCGTCGCCGCGCAGGTAGAGCTCCACCGCCACGTCGCCGAGGGGCGTGGCATAGCGGCGCGGGATCTCGAGCCGCTCGCCGTCGAACTCGCGCGGCACGACGCGGATCTCGCGCCGGGCGACGGTGTCGATCACGTCGATCGCCGCCCCGGTGGAGCGGATCCGGTCGCGCAGCTCGGCCGACAGGTAGCGCGCGATCTTCTCCCCGGTGACGAGGTTTTTCGTCGCCTCCAGCAGCGGGCCGACGACCACGCGCGTGCCGGGTGGCGCCAGCCGGCCGCGCACGGGGCGGATCGTGTACTGGCGCTTGCCGCGAGAAAGCTCTAGCTCGCGCGGCCGGCCGGTGCCGCCGGCGGAGGTCATCCGCAGCTCCTCGCCGAGGCTCCAGAAACTCAACAGCCCGATGCCGAACTCGCCGTGCACGCCGCGGCGCTGCGGGGCGTCGAGGTGGCGCTTCATCGAGTCGCACAGGTGCGTCGCGATCCGCTCGAAGTCGGGGGTGCCGTCGGGTCCCGGGGCGACGCCGCGGCCGTCGTCCTCGACCTCGAGGAACATCCGCCCCTGCGCCCGGCGCCGCACGATCCGGATCCGCGCCGCTCCGGCGTCGATCGCGTTCTCGGTCAGCTCGCAGATCGCCTTGAGGGGATGGGTCTGCGAGTGGGCGATGATCGTGATCGCGTTCCACTGGTCGCCGATCCGCAGCGTGCCGGTGGTGGTCTGCAAGGCGCTTTTCATGGCGGCATCGTCGACGAGGCCGGTGCCCGGGTCAACGCCCGCCGCCGCGCGGTCGCACGGGGCGCGAGTGCCGCGTCGCTCAGCCCGGAAACCCGATCACGGTCATCCCCCGGTTGGGAAACGAGTCGAACTGCTCGAGGAGCCGGGCGCCGGCCTCCAGGTCGACGGTGTCGCTGACGAGGCGCTCCGGGCCGAGCGTGCCGGCGGCGACCAGGCCGAGGAGATCGCGGTATGCCCCGACCGGCATCCCGTGGCTCCCGAGGAGCTCCAGCTCCCTGGCGATCACGACATCCATTGGCAGCGGCGGCGTCGCCTGGTCGCCGGTAAGGAGACCGACCTGGACGTGCCGGCCGCGATTGGCCAGCGACAGGACCGACTGCCGGCAGACCTCGGCAGCGCCGATGCAGTCGATCGACACCGCGGCACCGCCGCCAGTCGCCGCGCGGATGCGGGAGGCGACGTCGCCGGCCGTCGGGTCGAGCACCTCCTCGGCGCCGACCGCACGCGCCATCGCCCGCCGCGCCGCAGCCGGATCGACGGCGATCACCCGCGCGCCGGTGGCCCGTGCGATCATGATCGCCGACAGCCCGACGCCGCCGCAGCCGTGGATCGCCACCCAGTCCCCAGCCGCCGCCCGCCCCTGTTGGACGACGGCCCGGTAGGCGGTCGAGAACCGGCAGCCGAGGCTGGCCGCGGCGATGAACCCGACGCCGTCGGGGAGCGCCACGAGATTGAGGTCGGCGTGGCGGATCTCGACCAGTTCGGCGAAGCCGCCGAAGTGGCTGAACCCCGGTTGGGTCTGCCGCGGGCAGACCTGCGTGTCGCCGCGCCGGCAGTCGGGGCAGGTGCCGCAACCGCAGCAAAATGGCGCGGTCACCCGCTCGCCGCCGCGCCAACCCCTGACCGCCGCGCCGACCGCGGCCACGTACCCGGCCAGTTCGTGGCCGGGTACGTGCGGCAGCCGCACCATCGCGTCGTGCCCCTGCCAGCCGTGCCAGTCGCTGCGGCAGATCCCGCAGGCCCGCACCGCGACGAGCACGGCGTCGTCGTGTGGCACCGGGTCGGGCAGATCGCGGACGGCGATCGGCCCGCGGAACGACTCGTAGACGGCGGCACGCATCGCGGCGTCTCCGGCTCGCAGGCTGTGGCCACGGTGATCGGCCGCCGGCCACGGAGGGCATTGTCGACTCGAAATCAGCGTGGTGGTGGCGCGGGGACCGCGTTGGCACCCGGCCCGGTGGCGCACTCCCTGTCGAGGAACTGGGGCAGGTCGGCGACGCTCTCGATGACGAACTCCGCCCCGGCAACGCGAAACTCGCGCTCGATCGCCGCCAGCCGGTCGGCAAGCTCGGCCGGGGGGAGCGCCGCCACCTCGGCCGCCGACAGGCCCAGGGCGTTGCCGGTGCGCGACACCGCCACCGTCCGCGCGCCGGCGTTGCGGCCGGCGGCGATCCCCACCGGCGTGTCGTCGACGACGAGGACCTCGGCCGGCGGATAGACGCCGAGCCGCTCGCAGGCGCGGAAGATCATCCAGGGCGCCGGCCGCCCGGCGGGGACGTCGTCGGCGCACAGCGAGACGTCGGGGGCGTAGCCGCCGGCCCGTGCGATCGGCTCGACCACGTCCAACAGCTCGCGGGTGTAGCCGGTGGTGCCGCCGATCGCCAGGCCGCGCCGCCGGCACTCGGCCACCGCCTCGGGCACGCCGCCGATTACCGCCGAGTGCTCCGCCAGCACGGCGCGCTGCCGCGGGAGGAAGTCGCGGTACAGCCGCTCGACGTCGGCGTCGGTCGCCGGCCGACCGAGCATGGCGCGCCACGCCGCCGCGACGCGCGGCAGCGCGAGAACGGTGGCGATGTGGTCGTGTTTGGCGCGCCCCATCGGCGCGCGCGCCTCGGCGACCGTGATCGGGATCCCGGCGCCGGCGAACAGCTCGACGAACACCCGCGCCGGCGCCCGGCTGCCGTGGTCGACGGTCGTGCCAGCCCAGTCGAAGATCACCGCGCGGATCGGGAAGCGCATCGCCGGGCCCTCGGATCGCTCAGGCATCGTCCCACTCCATCCAGGCCTCGTCGGCGAGGCCGAACGCCATCGTCATGCCGGCCCCGCCGAGGCCGGTGACCAGGTGCACACCGGGCAGCGGCTCGGCGCGCCATTCACACGCGCCGGGAAGCTTGGCATAGAACCCGTGCCAGCGCGCGGCGATCGACCACTCGGGGAGGCGGTAGGCGCGCGACAGCTCGCGGAGGATGAGCGACTCGACCACGTCGGTATCGAACGGCTCGATGGCCGCGTCGTAGTGGTGGGAATCGCCGAGGATCACCTCCCCCGTACCGGTCTGGGAGACCATCACGTGGATCCCGTGGAGGTCGAGCTCCGGCGTCTCGCGCGCGATCCGGGCCCGCAGCGCCGGCAGGCTCGGGCAGCCGGCGAAGCTCGCGTAGTGCCGGAGCGTCAGCCCACTGGCGAGGTGGCAGCCGGCCCGCCAGCCGTCCGGCTGGGCGACGGTGCGCAGCATCTGTAGCTTGCACAGCGTGAGCCCGGCGGCGGCAAGCTCGCGCGGAAACAGGGTTTCCAGGTCGGCACCGCCGGCGACGATGGCGCGGTCGCAGGACAGCCGCTCGCCGGCCGCAGTCTCGACGACGACCGCGCGGTCGCGCTCGATCCGCGTCACGGCGGTGGCGAACCGGCATTCGATTCCGTACCGTGCCGCGAGCCAGCCGGGCAGCGCCCGGATCGCCTCCGGCGGATCGACGGCGCACTCGGCGGGGCTCCACAGGCCGCAGCGCAGCCCGGCCGGATTGGCGGCCGGCGTTCGTTCGAGCACCGCGGCGGCCGACAGCAGCCGGCACTCGATCCCCACGTCGGGTGCGCGTGCCGCGAATTCCTCGACGACGGCGGCCTCGTCGTCGCGGTGGGCGAGGTGGAGCGAGCCGCAGGGGTCGATCCAGAACCCCGCGCCCTGCGCCGCCTCGAGCCACCGCGCCCGGCTGCGGAGCGCCGTCGCGTGCGGAGCGCCCGCCGGCTGGCCGATCGGCCACACCATGCCGAAATTGCGGATCGATGCTCCGGCGGCGCGGGGGGAGCGCTCAAGGAGCGTCACCCGGTGGCCGCGCAGCGCCGCCATCCAGGCATGGGCCAGGCCGACGATCCCCGCGCCGACGACCACGACATGGCTGGTGGGCATCGGGCGACCGCCGGGTGGGAAGGGCACGCGCCCCACGCGGGGCACGCCGCTGATCGTGACCGCGCGCCGGGCGGACGTTCAAGGCCAGCGGTGCCGCACGGGGTTGGTATGCTCTCGCCGCCGCGCGGTCGCCGCGCGGCTGTCCCGGGGAATCCCGCCGATGGCCGCGCCTGCCGCTCTCCCGCCGGCCCCGGGCCCGTCGTCGCGGCTGGCGACGGCGCTGTGGACCGCGGCGGCGGCGTTCGGGACCTACTTCTGCATGTACGCGTTCCGCAAGCCGTTCACGGCGGCGGCGTACGAAGAGACGTACGGCGGCGTCGATTTCAAGACGATCCTCGTCACCGCGCAGGTGATCGGCTACACGCTCTCCAAGTTCGTCGGCATCCGGATCGTGGCCGAGTGGCCGCGCGGGAGGCGCGCGGCGGGGATCGTGATCCTGATCGCGGCGGCCGAGGCGGCGCTGGTCGCGTTCGCCGTCGTGCCACGCCCCTGGAACGCGCTGTGCCTGGTGGCCAACGGCCTGCCGCTGGGGATGGTGTTCGGACTCGTCCTCGGCTGCCTCGAGGGGCGGCGCGAGACCGAGGCCTTGGCGGCGGGGCTGTGCGCCAGCTTCATCCTCGCCGGCGGCGTGATGAAGTCGGTCGGGGCGTGGCTGTTGTCGCGCGGGGTGAGCGAGACCTGGATGCCGGCCGCCGCCGGGGGGCTGTTCCTCGTCCCGCTGGTGGGGTTCGCGGCGCTGCTGGCGCGCGTGCCGCCGCCGACGGCGGCCGACGAGGCGGCGCGGGCGCCGCGGGCGCCGCTCGACCGCGCCGGGCGCCGGGCGCTGGCCGGCCGCCATGCGACGGGGCTGGTGCTCGTGGTCGTCGTCTACACGCTGGTGACGATCCTCCGCAGCATCCGCGACGACTATGCCCCGGAGCTGTTCCGTGGGCTGGGCGCGCCGGCGGCGCCGTCGGCGTTCGCGCGCGTCGACATGTGGGTGGCGGCGGGAGCGCTGGTGGTGAGCGGTGCCGGGGTGTTCCTCCGCGACAACCGTCGTGCCTTTTTCACGGCGCTGGCGTGGTGCCTGGCCGGGTGCCTGGTGCTCGTCGCTACGGGGCTCGTCGCCCGGTTCGTGCGGTTGCCGGCATTCGCCTTCATGGTGACGGCGGGGCTGGGGCTGTCGATCCCCTACGTCGTCATCCACACCACCGTCTTCGAGCGGCTCCTCGCGGCGACCCGTGACGTCGGCAACATCGGCTTCCTGATGCAGGTCGCCGACGCCTTCGGCTACCTCGGCTACGTCGCGGTGATGCTCGGCCGCGGCTGGCTGGGAAGCCGCGACCCGGAGGCGCTGGCCGGGTTCTTCGTCGGCGCCTGCACGGTCTGCGGCGCGGCGGGGGCGGTGGCGCTGCTCGCCGCGGCCGCCGCGTTCGCCACCACGCTCCCGGGGCGCGACGACCGCCCCCCCGCGGCCCATGCCTGAATCGACGCTGGCCTTGTTCTCGGGCACGCCGGGCGAACTGTCGCTCGAGCGCCGCCCGTTCCCCGTCCCCGGCCCCGGCGAGATCCTCGTCCGCGTCCTCGGCTGCACGCTGTGTGGCAGCGACCTCCACACCGTCGCCGGCCGGCGGAGCGTGGCGGTGCCGACGGTCCTCGGCCACGAGATCGTCGGCGAAGTCGCCGCCTTCGGCCCCGGCGCCCCGCGCCACGACATCGCCGGCACACTGCTCGCCGAGGGCACGGCGATCACCTGGGCGATCGTCGCCGGCTGTGGCGAGTGTTTCTATTGCACCCACGACCTGTGGCCGAAGTGCGAGCGCGGCGTGAAATACGGCCACGAACGCGTCGAGGCGGGAATCGAGTTCCGCGGCGGACTGGCCGAGCACTGCCTCCTCGTGCCGGGGACGGCGATCGTCGCCCTTCCCGCCGGGATGGCGCTCGAGGTCGCCTGCCCGGCCAACTGCGCCACCGCGACGGTCGTCGCCGCGCTCGAGGCGGCCGGGGACCTTTCCGGGGCGTGTGTCGCGATCCTCGGCGCCGGGCTGCTCGGGCTCACCGCGGCGGCGCTGGCGCAGGCGCGCGGGGCCCGCGACGTGATCGTCGTCGACACCCGCGCGGGGCGCGCGGCGCGGGCCGCGGAGTTCGGTGCGACCGCGGTCGGGGCACCGGGCGACCTGCCCGGGCTGGTCGCCGCGGCGACGGCGGGCCGCGGTGCCGACGTGCTCCTCGAGCTCACCGGCGCGACCGCGGCGCTCGCGGGGGCCTGGGAGCAGGTCCGGGTCGGTGGCACGATCCTCCTGGTCGGCGCGGTCTCGCCCGGGGCGCCGTGGGCAATCGTGCCGGAGCGGATCGTACGCCGAGCGCTTTCGATCCGCGGGATCCACAACTACTCGCCGCGCCACCTCGCCGCGGCGGTGGCGTTTCTCGCCACCGCCCAGGACCGGCATCCGTTCGCCAGCCTCGTCTCGGCCTGGTATCCGCTCGCCGACGTCACGGCCGCGTTCAGCGCCGCCGCCGCCGGCAGCCACGTCCGCGTCGGCATCCGTCCCGGGTGAGTCCGCGGCGCGTGCCGTCTGCGTTTCCGGACACGGCCTCGAGCCACAACCGCGCCGGCGACCGCCGAGGTGGCGATGGCTGAGCTGGCGATGGTCGAGTTGGGGCGATCGCCGTGAAATCCATGGCGCCGTGCGTCCGTCAGGATGGTAAGATCGTCATGACGTGGCCACCACGCCGCGGCCCCGAAAGACCGCGTCCAAGCCGACACGCGGCCGAAACAGTCCGCCCCCGAACAGGGACCCGCGAAGCCCCTCCGCCGTCGCCCTCGCATCGGCCCGTCGCAACTGCATGCGGGTCGATGCGAGGGCAGAGGCGCGGGGGGCGTCCCCCTCTGTCGAGCCCGAGCTGAGGTTTGTGTGGACCGACAGCCCACGAATCTCACGGTTCAATCGGTGCAGTTGAGGTGTTGCATGCCCACATCGCGCCACAGCGAGCGATACGCAGCGTGGGCAGCAGTGCTGGCCGCAGCGCTGTCGATCCCGGCTCCGGCGCCCGCGTCCGACGGCGAGGCGTTTTTCGAGCGCGAGGTGCGCCCGCTCCTCGCCTCGCGGTGCCTCGGCTGCCACGGCGGTGACAAGGCGGGGGGCGGATTGTCGCTCGGGTCGCGCGCCGGCTGGGAGGCCGGGGGAGAGCAGGGGCCGGCGATCGTGCCCGGCGATCCGGATGCGTCGCTGCTCTTCCGGGCCGTCAGCGGTGCCGATCCCGACTGGCGGATGCCCCCTCCCGACCATGGTCCGCCCCTGGCGCCCGCCGAGGTCGCGGTCTTCAGGGA from the Planctomycetota bacterium genome contains:
- a CDS encoding zinc-binding dehydrogenase, with the translated sequence MPESTLALFSGTPGELSLERRPFPVPGPGEILVRVLGCTLCGSDLHTVAGRRSVAVPTVLGHEIVGEVAAFGPGAPRHDIAGTLLAEGTAITWAIVAGCGECFYCTHDLWPKCERGVKYGHERVEAGIEFRGGLAEHCLLVPGTAIVALPAGMALEVACPANCATATVVAALEAAGDLSGACVAILGAGLLGLTAAALAQARGARDVIVVDTRAGRAARAAEFGATAVGAPGDLPGLVAAATAGRGADVLLELTGATAALAGAWEQVRVGGTILLVGAVSPGAPWAIVPERIVRRALSIRGIHNYSPRHLAAAVAFLATAQDRHPFASLVSAWYPLADVTAAFSAAAAGSHVRVGIRPG
- a CDS encoding TIGR03364 family FAD-dependent oxidoreductase — protein: MPTSHVVVVGAGIVGLAHAWMAALRGHRVTLLERSPRAAGASIRNFGMVWPIGQPAGAPHATALRSRARWLEAAQGAGFWIDPCGSLHLAHRDDEAAVVEEFAARAPDVGIECRLLSAAAVLERTPAANPAGLRCGLWSPAECAVDPPEAIRALPGWLAARYGIECRFATAVTRIERDRAVVVETAAGERLSCDRAIVAGGADLETLFPRELAAAGLTLCKLQMLRTVAQPDGWRAGCHLASGLTLRHYASFAGCPSLPALRARIARETPELDLHGIHVMVSQTGTGEVILGDSHHYDAAIEPFDTDVVESLILRELSRAYRLPEWSIAARWHGFYAKLPGACEWRAEPLPGVHLVTGLGGAGMTMAFGLADEAWMEWDDA
- the gcvP gene encoding aminomethyl-transferring glycine dehydrogenase is translated as MSQSPTAAPRPAAPAAKRPSALEALEPAGEFRTRHIGLGPAEERHMLDAVGAASRGALIESIVPTSIARSTPMALPPAVGEAEALAELRQIADRNRLLTNCIGQGYHGTLTPPVILRNILENPAWYTAYTPYQAEISQGRMEALVNFQTMVCDLTAMPIANASLLDEATAAAEAMTLALRCHGGSSKTFLADRRCHPQSLEVLATRAKPLGIEVVVGDVATLIGTTDCFGVLVQYPATDGTIDDFRGLAERVHARGAALCVATDLLALTILTPPGEWGADIVVGTTQRFGMPMGCGGPHAAFFACRDSFKRSLPGRLVGVSIDSHGKPAYRLALQTREQHIRREKATSNICTAQVLPAVVASMYAVWHGPAGLARIARRVATLTAILAAGLERLGFAVANARAFDTLRLDTGDRTTALLARAVEHGINLRRLGAGSLSITLDETTTRADVERLWGVFAAAGQSRPTVADLEHAAGPRLPEALLRTSDFLGHPVFNSHHSETAMLRYIRSLSDRDLALDRSMIPLGSCTMKLNATAEMIPITWPEFAAVHPFAPADQREGYALLDRQLRGWLTEATGYRGISLQPNAGSQGEYAGLLVIQAFHQSRGEGHRTICLIPSSAHGTNPASAQMVGMEVVVTGCDEQGNVDLVELEAKCRHYADRLAAVMITYPSTHGVFEAQIKELCAIVHRHGGRVYIDGANMNALVGLAAPGEFGGDVSHLNLHKTFCIPHGGGGPGVGPVCVVADLIPFLPGHATGGLPAPHVGAVSAAPLGNAAVLPISWMYCRMMGPDGLVQATEAAILAANYVSRRLADHFPTLYHGPFGRVAHECILDLRPLKETSGITAEDVAKRLVDYGFHAPTLSFPVPGTLMVEPTESEPLEELDRFVEAMIAIRGEIRRIESGQWPRDDNPLKNAPHTAASVAVTEWDHPYPREVAVFPLAGLERRKYWPPVGRVDNVHGDRNLFCSCVPVAAWAEGDKGEAEGS
- a CDS encoding zinc-binding dehydrogenase, producing MRAAVYESFRGPIAVRDLPDPVPHDDAVLVAVRACGICRSDWHGWQGHDAMVRLPHVPGHELAGYVAAVGAAVRGWRGGERVTAPFCCGCGTCPDCRRGDTQVCPRQTQPGFSHFGGFAELVEIRHADLNLVALPDGVGFIAAASLGCRFSTAYRAVVQQGRAAAGDWVAIHGCGGVGLSAIMIARATGARVIAVDPAAARRAMARAVGAEEVLDPTAGDVASRIRAATGGGAAVSIDCIGAAEVCRQSVLSLANRGRHVQVGLLTGDQATPPLPMDVVIARELELLGSHGMPVGAYRDLLGLVAAGTLGPERLVSDTVDLEAGARLLEQFDSFPNRGMTVIGFPG
- a CDS encoding phosphonoacetaldehyde hydrolase; its protein translation is MRFPIRAVIFDWAGTTVDHGSRAPARVFVELFAGAGIPITVAEARAPMGRAKHDHIATVLALPRVAAAWRAMLGRPATDADVERLYRDFLPRQRAVLAEHSAVIGGVPEAVAECRRRGLAIGGTTGYTRELLDVVEPIARAGGYAPDVSLCADDVPAGRPAPWMIFRACERLGVYPPAEVLVVDDTPVGIAAGRNAGARTVAVSRTGNALGLSAAEVAALPPAELADRLAAIEREFRVAGAEFVIESVADLPQFLDRECATGPGANAVPAPPPR
- a CDS encoding transposase — its product is WLFNKANLSPAQRRRFAAIRQNGLKTARAWAIKEEFRWFWRHVYTTSAEDFFSQWYAWGVRCRLRPVIKEARMLKRHLPNLLSYFRHRITNATSEGFNSVIQALKYAARGFRSFVNYRTRILFFCGKLDLRPQLPCH